Proteins found in one Brachyhypopomus gauderio isolate BG-103 unplaced genomic scaffold, BGAUD_0.2 sc73, whole genome shotgun sequence genomic segment:
- the elovl4b gene encoding elongation of very long chain fatty acids protein 4b, translated as METVIHLINNLAEFYKWSFTIADKRVEHWPMMHSPLPTLGISSLYLLFLWAGPRYMRGREAVQLRKTLILYNFSMVLLNFYICKELLLGSRSAGYSWLCQPVNYSNDVNEVRIASALWWYYISKGVEFLDTVFFIMRKKFNQVTFLHIYHHCTMFTLWWIGVKWVPGGQSFLGATINSGVHVLMYSYYGLAALGPHVQKLLWWKRYLTIVQMVQFHVTIGHAAHSLYVGCPFPSWMQWALIGYTVTFIILFVNFYYRTYRHQPQQRPAKSQVNGVATVTNGVEKALELMNESGGNTIKERKKRD; from the exons ATGGAGACAGTTATTCACCTCATAAATAACTTGGCAGAGTTTTACAAATGGAGCTTTACCAtagcag acaaACGTGTGGAGCACTGGCCCATGATGCACTCCCCACTCCCAACTCTGGGCATCAGCTCCCTGTACCTCCTCTTCCTGTGGGCGGGGCCTCGTTACATGCGGGGGCGGGAGGCCGTGCAGCTGCGCAAAACCCTCATCCTCTACAACTTCAGCATGGTGCTCCTGAACTTCTACATCTGCAAAGAG ttgtTATTGGGCTCCAGGTCAGCCGGGTACAGTTGGCTCTGCCAGCCTGTGAACTACTCCAATGATGTCAACGAAGTCAGa ATAGCGTCGGCACTGTGGTGGTACTACATCTCAAAGGGGGTGGAGTTCTTGGACACCGTCTTCTTCATCATGAGGAAGAAGTTTAACCAGGTTACCTTCCTACACATCTACCACCACTGCACCATGTTCACCCTCTGGTGGATCGGAGTTAAATGGGTGCCTGGTGGACAGt CGTTCTTGGGCGCGACCATAAACTCCGGCGTCCACGTCCTGATGTACTCCTACTACGGGCTGGCCGCCCTCGGCCCTCACGTGCAGAAGCTGCTGTGGTGGAAGAGATACCTGACCATCGTTCAGATG gtccaGTTTCACGTCACCATCGGCCACGCCGCTCACTCTCTCTACGTGGGTTGTCCTTTCCCTTCCTGGATGCAGTGGGCTCTGATTGGTTACACCGTCACCTTCATCATCCTCTTCGTCAACTTCTACTACCGGACGTACCGTCACCAGCCACAGCAACGACCCGCAAAGAGCCAGGTCAATGGGGTTGCCACGGTGACCAATGGAGTGGAGAAGGCCTTGGAACTCATGAATGAAAGTGGTGGAAACACcattaaagaaagaaaaaagagggattag